GCCCCTGATCCAACGAGGGCATCTTGAGGAAACCCATGACGATCGCCGCCGCCAGTCGCGAGAATTCCGAAACGCTGTTTGCAACGCCCGCGGTCGTGGCCGATCGCCGCGCCGACGGCAGCATCATCGTGAAATCGTCCATGCTGCTGCAGCCGCACGCGCGCTGCGTCGGCGACTGGCTCGAGCACTGGGCGCGGCAAACGCCCGATAAGATTTTTCTCGGCGAACGCGCCAGTGTCGATGCGCCGTGGGCGACCGTCACCTATGGCGACGCGCTGCGGCGGGTGCGCAACACAGCCGCCTGGATCCTGGCGCGGGGCTTGAGCGCCGAGCGCCCGCTGGTCATTCTCTCCGACAACAGCGTCGATCACGCGCTGTTCGCGCTCGCCGCCATGCATGTCGGCGTGCCGGCGGCGGCGATCTCGCCGGCCTATTCGCTGGTGTCGAAGGATTTCGACAAGCTCAAGAGCATGATCAAGCTGCTCGACCCCGGCGCGATCTATGTTTCCGGCACAAAACCGTTCGCCGCGGCGCTGGCGGCGATCAGGCCGCTGCACACGGCCGAGATCGTCAGCGGCGACGCTGACGGCAGCGGCGCGATTTCGTTCCGGTCCATTGCCGCGACTCCGGAAACCGATGCGGTCGCAAAAGCCTTCGCGGCGGTCGGGCCGGACACGATCGCCAAATTCCTGTTCACCTCGGGCTCGACCGGCACGCCGAAAGCCGTGATCAACACCCAGCGCATGCTGACCTCGAGCCAGCAGGCCAAGGCGCAGACCTGGACGTTTCTGGAAAGCGCGCGCGAGGATCTGGTGATCCTGGACTGGCTGCCCTGGAGCCACACCTTCGGGGCCAACCACAATTTCAACCTGGTGCTGCGCAACGGCGGCACGCTCTATATCGACGGCGGCAAGCCGGCGCCGGGCCTGTTTGCGACCTCGCTCGCCAATCTGCGCAGCGTGATGCCGACGGTGTACTTCAACGTGCCGCGCGGCTTCGACATGCTGATCGCGGCATTGCGCGGCGACGACGAGTTGCGCCGGAAATTCTTCGGCGAGGTGAAGTTCGCCTTCTATGCCGGCGCGGCGTTGCCGCAGAATCTCTGGGACGCGATGGAGGAGCTGTCGATCAAGACCACCGGCCGGGCGTTGCCGATGGTGTCGGCCTGGGGCTCCACCGAGACCTCGCCGCTCGCCACCGATTGTCATTTCCAGGCGAAGCGATCCGGCAATATCGGCGTTCCTATACCCGGCACCGAACTGAAACTGGTGCCGTCCGGTGACAAGCTCGAGGTGCGCGTGCGCGGACCCAATGTCACGCCGGGCTACTGGAAGGCGCCGGAGCTGACCGCGCAGGCGTTCGACGCGGAAGGCTTCTATCTGATCGGTGACGCCGTGACATTTGCCGATCCGGACCGCCCCGAACTCGGACTTTTCTTCGACGGCCGCGTCGCCGAGGACTTCAAGCTCAATTCCGGCACCTGGGTCAGCGTCGGCACCCTGCGCGTCGCCGGCATTGCCGCGCTGGCGCCCCTGGCGCAGGACATCGTCGTGACCGGCCATGGCGGCGATCACGTGCGCTTCCTGGTGTTTCCCAATATCGCCGCCTGCCGCGCTCATGCCGGCCTGCCCGACAGCGCCGACGTCCATGAGGTGATCGCGAACGAGAAGGTGCGTGCCCCCATCGCGCAAGGCCTCGCAAAGCTGAAAGCGCAGAGCGGCGGCGGCTCCTCCGCGCATGCGACCCGCGCGCTGCTGCTCGCCGAACCCGCCTCGGTCGACGGCGGCGAGATCACCGACAAGGGCTACATCAACCAGCGCGCGGTGCTGACGCGCCGCGCGGCGGCGGTGGCAGTTCTGGAAGACGATGCGTCGGGCGAATGGATCGGGTGCGCGGGCTAGCGTATTTTCCAGCGTGCCGCCCGCTCATCCTTCGAGATGCGCGGCGTTGCCGCGCTCGCCACGAGGAGATGGAGGACCTCATCATGTGAGGAGCGGCGCAGCCGCGTCTCGAAGGATGAAGCCACCGCACCGAGCCCTCACCGCGCCACCTTGCTGCTGCCCTGCGTGATCAGGCGCGCAGCGCGCTGGTCGCGGGCGTGGATCCACAGCCAGGAGATCGCGACGCTGAGCCGGTTGCGCAGCCCGATCAGGAAATAGATGTGGGCGATGCCCCAGATCCACCACGCGATCGCCCCGCGCAGCTTGAAGCGGCCGAAATCGATCACCGCCTTGTGCTTGCCGATCTGCGCGAGGCTGCCGGCGTGCTTGTAGTGGAACGGACCGAGCGTCTCGCCGCGCAACCGCGCCTTGATGGTTTGGGCGACGTAGCGCCCCTGTTGCTTGGCCGCCGGTGCAATGCCGGGGACCGGTTTGCCGTCGGGGCCGTTGATGGTGACGGTATCGCCGATGGCGAAGATATCGGGATGGCCCGGCACAGTGAGGTCGGGGTTGACCTGCAGGCGAAAGGCGCGGTCATGAGGCGCGCCGAGCCATTCGGCGGCGGACGAGGCGCGCACGCCGGCGGCCCAGATCAACGTCCTCGCCTGCAGCGTCTTGCCGCCGTAGACGACGCCGTCGGCCGAGCATTCGGTGACGGCTTCGTTCAACCTCACTTCGACGCCGAGGCTTTCGAGCGAGCGCTGCGCGTAGGCGGAGAGATCGTCGGGAAAGCCCGCCAGCACGCGCGGCCCCGCCTCGATCAGCACGACGCGCGTGCTGTGGGTGTCGATGTTGCGGAAGTCGGGCGGCAGCGTGTCCTTTGCCAGCTCGGCGATGGTGCCGGCGAGTTCGACGCCGGTCGGGCCGGCGCCGATGATGACGAAAGTGAGCAGCGCCGCGCGCCGCTGCGGATCGGTCTCGCGTTCGGCGCGCTCGAACGCCACCAGAATCCGCCGCCGCAGCGTGGTGGCGTCCTCCAGCGTCTTCAGGCCGGGCGCGAACGGCTCCCATTCGTCGTGGCCGAAATAGGCGTGCCGCACGCCAGTGGCGAGAACGAGCGTGTCGTAGGGCAGGCTGTCGCCGTCGTCGAGCAGCACGCGCTTGCCTTGCACGTCGATGCCGCTCACGTTGGCGAACAGGGTCGTCACTTCAGGCCGACCGCGCAAGAGATAGCGGATCGGCCAGGCGATCTCCGAGGTCGCCAGCGAAGCGGTCGCGACCTGATAGAGCAGCGGCTGGAACAGATGGTGGTTGCGGCGGTCGAGCAGCGTAATGCGGACCGGTGCGCCCGCCAGCCGATAGGTCGCCTCCAACCCGCCGAAGCCGGCGCCGACGATCACCACGTGATGACGGTCCGACGATCGCGCCTGTTCGGGGGGCATGGGCCAAGCCTTCGGTTTCAGGTTTCTCCGCAGGCCGGATTATGCAGGCATTTGGACCTTCGGGCCAAGCCCGGTTTGTCGATCGATAGCTCGGGCGCATCGTCAGCAGCTGCTCGATCGCATGGCCGGCCGGCATCAGGCCCGGGCAAATCGTCGCACGGGCCGTCCGCCCGGGTCCATCAGTCGAGCTCGGGCCTGCCCGCAAGACCGCAATAGCCGTGGCCCTGCATCTCCTGCTCGCTGCCCTTGGTGTGCGACAGGTGGTATTGGCGCCAACCCATGCAGTCGCTGGCAATGCAGTGATACATCTTCTCCGAGTTCTGAAAGCCGTCGGTCATGGTGTTGTGCAGGCGGTTGCTGTTGTCGATGCGCACCAGGGGACACCACCTGGTGCGCGCGACGCTTTCGCTGACTGACATGGCGGTCCTCCATCGATGCGCGAGTCCGGCGGCAAATGGGTCAAGTGGGGTTAAAATGGCCGGGACTCGCGCAAGCGGCGCGGATGCAGGCCGGGACCGGCCGGACCCGCCCCGCGCCTGCGGCGTCCGCGGGCGCCGCTACCTGAACTATAATTCTTGCCATAACGGACGAATACGAATTATGGTGCACAAAGGCTTGCATCGGGCCGAAGGTTCTTGGGCGGGACCTCCGGTTCGTGCTTGCTGCAGACCCGCGATTTCGCGCACAAACCACGTCACCTGCAAAAGAGTGACCCGGGAACGGAGCAAAGTGGGCTGTTCGAACGGGGAAGGGCATTTGACTGACGGCAACGTCTTAGTGAGGAGGGAATGAACATGAAAACGGCATTCTGGCTGGCGGGCGCTACGGTTCTGGCGCTGGCAAACCCTGCTGTCGCGGGAGATACCATCAAGATCGGGTTTGTCTCCACGTTCAGCGGTCCGACCGCTGCGATCGGCAACGACATGCGCAATTCGTTCGAGCTCGCGCTCGATCACATGGGCCGCAAGATGGGCGGCAAGCCGGTCGAGGTGATCTACGAGGACGACACCTTCAAGCCGGATGTCGGCAAGCAGAAGACCGAGAAGCTGATCCAGTCCGACAAGGTCGACTTCATCGCCGGCTACATCTGGTCGAACGTGCTCCTTGCCTCGCTGAAGCCGATCGTGGATTCGAAGACGATGCTGGTCATCGCCAATGCCGGCCCGTCGCAGGTCGCCGGCGAGCTGTGTTCGCCTTACGTGTTTTCGACCTCGTGGCAGAACGACCAGACCCCGCAGGCGATGGGCGAATACATGAACCAGAAGGGCGTCAAGTCGGTGTTTCTGATCGGCCCGAACTATGCCGCCGGCAAGGACATGCTGGCCGGCGTCAAGAGCACGTTCAAGGGCGAGATCAAGGGCGAGGAATACACGGTCTGGCCGAGCCAGCTCGACTTTTCCGCCGAGCTGTCGAAGGCGCGCGCGTCCGGCGCGGCATCGATCTTCGTGTTCTATCCGGGTGCCGCCGGCGTGCAGTTCCTCAATCAATACACGCAGGCCGGCCTGAAGGCGCAGATGCCGCTCTACACGGCGTTCACCATCGACGAACTGACGCTGGTGCTGCAGAAGGAGAACGCGCTCGGCGTTCCCGGCGCGCAGCAATGGGTCAACGATCTGCCCAACGAGCAGAACAAGAAGTACGTCGCCGACTACCGCAAGAAGTACACCGGCCTGCGTCCGACCTTCTACGGCGCGCAGTCCTATGACGCCGCGCAGCTGATCGCCAGCGCGGTGGAAGCCGTGAAGGGCGACACCAGCAAGAAGGACGAGATGAAGGCGGCGATGGAGAAGGCCAATTTCAAATCGGTGCGCGGTGCATTCAAGTTCGGCAACAACCACATCCCGATCCAGAACTTCTATCTGCAGGACGTGGTCAAGGACGCCGACGGCCAGCTTTCGCTGAAAACCGTCGCCACCATCATCAAGGACAGTCAGGACAAGTTCCACGACAAATGCCCGATGAAGTGATCTGACGATCCTCTCCAACACGGCGGCGGCGCTCGCGCGCTGCCGCTGTGTTTCCATCCGGCACGTGTCTTGCAAACACTCCTTGCAACCTGATTTGTAACTCGATGACTTCCAGATCGGTGGCTTCGTCCGCGACGGCGCGCAGTCTATCGTCGGGCCGCCCGGCGCGGACCTGTTGGCGTCTGCTCAGGATGAGGTTACTAAGCCCTCATGGCGGGGAGCGCGGCAACGCCGCGCGCCGCGAACCATGAAGCCCGCTGGATGCCTGCCTACGATGCCACGCAACCGGAAGATGATCTAGAACGCGCATGCTGCTTGTCGTCGAACAATTCCTGAATGGGCTGCAGTTCGGGCTGCTGTTGTTCCTGCTGGCGGCGGGATTGACGCTGGTGTTCGGCATCATGGACTTCGTCAACCTGGCGCACGGCTCGCTCTACATGATGGGCGCCTATTTCGCGGCCACCTTCGTGGCGTGGACCGGGAGCTTCGTGCTCGGCGCGCTGCTGGCGCTCGGTGCGACCCTCTTGCTCGGCATCGTCCTGGAATTCGTCGCGCTGCGGCACCTCTACGGCCGCGACCATCTCGATCACGTGCTGGCGACGTTCGGGCTGATCCTGTTCTTCAATGACGCGGTGCGGCTGATTTGGGGTCCGGCGGGCCTGGCGCTGCCGCTGCCGGGCTGGCTGACGGTGCCGATCGCGATCATGCCCGGCGTCTATTATCCCGCCTACCGGCTGGCGATCATCGTGGTGGCGCTGGTGGTCGCCCTGTTGCTCTATCTCGTCGTGATGCGCACCCGCATCGGCATGCTGATCCGCGCCGGCGCATCGAACCGGGAAATGATCGGCGCGCTCGGCATCAACATCAAGCTGCTCTACACCCTGGTGTTCGGGCTCGGCGCCGCATTGGCCGGGCTCGCCGGGCTGATGCAGGCGC
The sequence above is drawn from the Bradyrhizobium sediminis genome and encodes:
- a CDS encoding branched-chain amino acid ABC transporter permease; the encoded protein is MLLVVEQFLNGLQFGLLLFLLAAGLTLVFGIMDFVNLAHGSLYMMGAYFAATFVAWTGSFVLGALLALGATLLLGIVLEFVALRHLYGRDHLDHVLATFGLILFFNDAVRLIWGPAGLALPLPGWLTVPIAIMPGVYYPAYRLAIIVVALVVALLLYLVVMRTRIGMLIRAGASNREMIGALGINIKLLYTLVFGLGAALAGLAGLMQAPILTVQIGMGENILILAFVIIVIGGIGSIRGAFLAAIFVGIIDTLGRAFLPDLLRQVLSSTAASTAAPALSSMLIYLLMAIVLVVRPEGLFPASRR
- a CDS encoding feruloyl-CoA synthase; its protein translation is MTIAAASRENSETLFATPAVVADRRADGSIIVKSSMLLQPHARCVGDWLEHWARQTPDKIFLGERASVDAPWATVTYGDALRRVRNTAAWILARGLSAERPLVILSDNSVDHALFALAAMHVGVPAAAISPAYSLVSKDFDKLKSMIKLLDPGAIYVSGTKPFAAALAAIRPLHTAEIVSGDADGSGAISFRSIAATPETDAVAKAFAAVGPDTIAKFLFTSGSTGTPKAVINTQRMLTSSQQAKAQTWTFLESAREDLVILDWLPWSHTFGANHNFNLVLRNGGTLYIDGGKPAPGLFATSLANLRSVMPTVYFNVPRGFDMLIAALRGDDELRRKFFGEVKFAFYAGAALPQNLWDAMEELSIKTTGRALPMVSAWGSTETSPLATDCHFQAKRSGNIGVPIPGTELKLVPSGDKLEVRVRGPNVTPGYWKAPELTAQAFDAEGFYLIGDAVTFADPDRPELGLFFDGRVAEDFKLNSGTWVSVGTLRVAGIAALAPLAQDIVVTGHGGDHVRFLVFPNIAACRAHAGLPDSADVHEVIANEKVRAPIAQGLAKLKAQSGGGSSAHATRALLLAEPASVDGGEITDKGYINQRAVLTRRAAAVAVLEDDASGEWIGCAG
- a CDS encoding ABC transporter substrate-binding protein, with protein sequence MKTAFWLAGATVLALANPAVAGDTIKIGFVSTFSGPTAAIGNDMRNSFELALDHMGRKMGGKPVEVIYEDDTFKPDVGKQKTEKLIQSDKVDFIAGYIWSNVLLASLKPIVDSKTMLVIANAGPSQVAGELCSPYVFSTSWQNDQTPQAMGEYMNQKGVKSVFLIGPNYAAGKDMLAGVKSTFKGEIKGEEYTVWPSQLDFSAELSKARASGAASIFVFYPGAAGVQFLNQYTQAGLKAQMPLYTAFTIDELTLVLQKENALGVPGAQQWVNDLPNEQNKKYVADYRKKYTGLRPTFYGAQSYDAAQLIASAVEAVKGDTSKKDEMKAAMEKANFKSVRGAFKFGNNHIPIQNFYLQDVVKDADGQLSLKTVATIIKDSQDKFHDKCPMK
- a CDS encoding NAD(P)/FAD-dependent oxidoreductase, producing the protein MPPEQARSSDRHHVVIVGAGFGGLEATYRLAGAPVRITLLDRRNHHLFQPLLYQVATASLATSEIAWPIRYLLRGRPEVTTLFANVSGIDVQGKRVLLDDGDSLPYDTLVLATGVRHAYFGHDEWEPFAPGLKTLEDATTLRRRILVAFERAERETDPQRRAALLTFVIIGAGPTGVELAGTIAELAKDTLPPDFRNIDTHSTRVVLIEAGPRVLAGFPDDLSAYAQRSLESLGVEVRLNEAVTECSADGVVYGGKTLQARTLIWAAGVRASSAAEWLGAPHDRAFRLQVNPDLTVPGHPDIFAIGDTVTINGPDGKPVPGIAPAAKQQGRYVAQTIKARLRGETLGPFHYKHAGSLAQIGKHKAVIDFGRFKLRGAIAWWIWGIAHIYFLIGLRNRLSVAISWLWIHARDQRAARLITQGSSKVAR